The genomic window TCGTTTTCTCTCCTTTCGCGTCTCCGGGCTGCGCGGCGCGAAACTATGGAAACGGTCCATCCTGCCCCTGCTCTTTTTTCTCGCCGCTCCGCTCGTCGCCCAGCAAAAACCGCTTGTGGAGATCTCCGGGTACACCATTGATGCGCAGCTTTCTCCAGCGGACCACAAGCTGTCGGCCACGGCCAGCGTCACCTTTACAGTGCTCGACAACTCTGACAACGCCATCTTTGAGCTTCATGGCGCATTAAAGGTCGAAAAAGTCACTGACACCACAGGCAAGGCCCTGACCGGCGAACGCGGCCCAAACGCAACCGTCATCGTCACCCCGGCTTCGCCCCTCGTCAAAGGGCAGCAGTATACCTGGGTCTTTACTTATGACGGCGCGCTCCAGGATGAAACAGGAAGCCCGGTCGAGGGGCTGAAACTGGCCTATGTAGGCGACCCCATCAGCTACCTGCTCTATCCCGGACGCTGGTTTCCCATGTCTGGCTTCCTCACTGACCGCTTTACCGCTGACATTCACGTGAAGGTCCCAGCCGGATACCGCGTCATCGGCAGCGGCGCAACCACTTCTACCAGCGGCGAGTACGACTTTCATTGGGCCAAATCCGGATTCCCCGGCACCATCATTGCCGGCAAGTTTGCCCCACCAGTGGCGGCCGCGCCAAACATCCATATCTATACAACTGAGGCGCACAAACAGTTCGCGCAGGATTACGGTCAGGCCGCGCTCCGCGAATTTGCCTACTTCACCAGCACCTTCGGCGTGCCTGATTCCACGCAACTGAATGTCGTTGAGCTTCCAGACGATACCGTCCATGTATGGTGGGCGCCAGAGATTGCCGCCGTTGCCGGCTCCTACATCGGCAGCAACATCAATAGCTATCGCCTGCTGGCGAACACGATTGCGCATCAGTGGTGGGGGTGCCAGGTCAGCCCGGCCACGCTCAACGATGAGTGGCTGGAAAACGGCATGTCTCGCTACGCCGAACTGATGTATCTCGAAGACCAGGCCGGACGCAACGCCATGAACACCGCCATTCAG from Pseudacidobacterium ailaaui includes these protein-coding regions:
- a CDS encoding M1 family aminopeptidase encodes the protein MKIPISDYCRDLRFLSFRVSGLRGAKLWKRSILPLLFFLAAPLVAQQKPLVEISGYTIDAQLSPADHKLSATASVTFTVLDNSDNAIFELHGALKVEKVTDTTGKALTGERGPNATVIVTPASPLVKGQQYTWVFTYDGALQDETGSPVEGLKLAYVGDPISYLLYPGRWFPMSGFLTDRFTADIHVKVPAGYRVIGSGATTSTSGEYDFHWAKSGFPGTIIAGKFAPPVAAAPNIHIYTTEAHKQFAQDYGQAALREFAYFTSTFGVPDSTQLNVVELPDDTVHVWWAPEIAAVAGSYIGSNINSYRLLANTIAHQWWGCQVSPATLNDEWLENGMSRYAELMYLEDQAGRNAMNTAIQDVSASALAYDTIPLTSAGRLAPFSPQFQAMTLDKGAMVFHMLRWEVGQDSFLKILRAVLTQYKDQSVKTSDFEKLAEAQSQQQLTPFFAQWLDGTGAPQFTNKYAVYRLGNNKGFRTIGEIQQDLDLFNMPVELRIETDGKTEERRVDVVGSDSQFVVDTFGRPRHITIDPDNWILKNSTDMQVRVHILKGQNLVAAGDLTGALAEYQQALKVNPNSSLASYRIGEVLFTMRNYQASINAYRDALRGDDDPKWTEVWSHIQIGKIFDVTGQRDRAIPEYRQALQTNDNTGGALNEARRYLQTPYKRPDNE